The following proteins are encoded in a genomic region of Comamonas resistens:
- the trpD gene encoding anthranilate phosphoribosyltransferase, protein MITPQEALQRTIEHREIFHDEMLHLMRMIMRGELSPVMTASILTGLRVKKETIGEISAAAEVMREFSNKVNVHDRANLVDIVGTGGDGANTFNISTCSTFVISAAGGKVSKHGGRSVSSKSGSADAMEALGVNINLNAAQIADCIRDVGIGFMFAPNHHPAMKNVAPVRKELGVRTIFNILGPLTNPAGAPNILMGVFHEDLVGIQVRALQRLGAEHALVVYGRDGLDEISLGAGTLVGELKDGVVREYEIHPEDFGLRMAGTRSLKVENPEESKAMLLGVLQGEQGPARDIVCLNAGAALYAANVASSIEDGLERAQKAVDSGAALAKLKELVGYTQKLGAQA, encoded by the coding sequence ATGATTACTCCCCAGGAAGCGCTGCAACGCACGATCGAACACCGCGAAATCTTTCACGACGAAATGCTGCATCTGATGCGCATGATCATGCGCGGCGAGCTCTCGCCGGTGATGACGGCCTCCATCCTCACGGGCCTGCGCGTGAAGAAGGAAACGATTGGCGAGATCTCGGCCGCCGCCGAGGTGATGCGCGAGTTCTCCAACAAGGTCAATGTGCATGACAGGGCGAATCTGGTCGATATCGTGGGCACGGGCGGCGACGGCGCCAACACCTTCAATATCTCCACCTGCTCCACCTTTGTGATCTCGGCAGCAGGCGGCAAGGTCAGCAAGCATGGCGGGCGCAGCGTCAGCAGCAAGAGCGGCAGCGCCGACGCCATGGAAGCGCTGGGCGTCAACATCAACCTCAACGCCGCGCAGATCGCCGATTGCATACGCGATGTGGGCATAGGCTTTATGTTCGCGCCCAACCACCACCCGGCCATGAAGAATGTGGCGCCCGTGCGCAAGGAACTGGGAGTGCGCACCATCTTCAACATCCTGGGCCCGCTCACCAACCCGGCTGGTGCGCCCAACATCCTCATGGGCGTGTTCCACGAAGACCTGGTCGGTATCCAGGTGCGTGCGCTGCAGCGCCTGGGAGCCGAGCATGCACTGGTCGTTTATGGCCGCGATGGCCTGGACGAAATCAGCCTGGGCGCGGGTACCTTGGTCGGCGAACTCAAGGACGGCGTGGTGCGCGAGTATGAGATCCACCCCGAGGACTTTGGCCTGCGCATGGCGGGCACGCGCTCGCTCAAGGTCGAGAACCCCGAGGAATCCAAGGCCATGCTGCTGGGCGTGCTGCAAGGCGAGCAAGGGCCGGCGCGCGATATCGTTTGCCTGAATGCCGGCGCAGCCCTGTATGCGGCCAATGTGGCCAGTTCGATCGAAGATGGTCTGGAGCGCGCGCAAAAGGCTGTCGACAGTGGTGCGGCGCTGGCCAAGCTCAAGGAACTGGTGGGCTATACGCAAAAGCTCGGCGCACAGGCATGA
- a CDS encoding anthranilate synthase component II, with the protein MKILMVDNYDSFTYNIVQYFGELGAEVTVVRNDETTVAEVEALMAREGIERLVISPGPCSPNEAGISVAAIKHFAGKMPILGVCLGHQSIGAAFGGDIIRAGQQMHGKTSVIHTDQKGVFADLPKEFTVNRYHSLVIDRNTLPDCLEITATSEDGEIQGVRHKTLAIEGVQFHPESILTEHGHAMLKNFLEQK; encoded by the coding sequence ATGAAAATCCTGATGGTCGATAACTACGACAGCTTTACCTACAACATCGTCCAGTACTTTGGCGAACTGGGCGCCGAGGTGACCGTGGTGCGCAATGACGAAACCACGGTGGCCGAAGTCGAGGCGCTGATGGCGCGTGAAGGCATTGAGCGCCTGGTGATTTCGCCCGGCCCTTGCTCGCCCAACGAGGCCGGTATTTCGGTGGCTGCAATCAAGCACTTTGCCGGAAAGATGCCGATTCTGGGCGTCTGCCTGGGCCACCAGAGCATTGGCGCGGCCTTTGGCGGCGACATCATTCGTGCGGGCCAGCAAATGCACGGCAAGACCAGCGTGATCCACACCGACCAGAAAGGCGTGTTTGCCGATCTGCCCAAGGAGTTCACGGTCAACCGCTATCACTCTCTGGTCATTGACAGAAATACGTTGCCCGACTGCCTTGAAATCACCGCGACCAGCGAAGATGGTGAAATCCAGGGCGTGCGTCACAAGACGCTGGCCATCGAGGGCGTGCAGTTTCACCCAGAGAGCATCCTGACCGAGCATGGCCATGCCATGCTGAAGAACTTCCTTGAACAAAAGTAA
- a CDS encoding AlpA family transcriptional regulator: protein MSQTPVLLPNERRILRLEEVEAKSGFKRAHIYNLMKKRQFPQALRLGVRAVGWDSIEIDQWIAERVNNRT from the coding sequence ATGTCGCAAACACCTGTACTGCTACCCAACGAGCGCCGCATCCTGCGCCTGGAAGAAGTCGAAGCGAAATCCGGCTTCAAGCGTGCCCACATCTACAACCTGATGAAGAAACGCCAATTCCCGCAGGCGCTGCGCCTGGGTGTACGCGCCGTCGGCTGGGATTCCATCGAAATCGATCAGTGGATCGCCGAGCGCGTCAACAACCGGACCTGA
- a CDS encoding ParA family protein yields MQVVSIISTKGGVGKTTTAANLGGLVADAGLRVLLLDLDVQPTLSSYYELGHRAPGGIYELLAFNERDLGQLVSRTIISGMDLVLSNDHRGELNTLLLHAPDGRLRLRHLLPILAPLYDLMLIDTQGARSVTLEMAVLASDLALSPVTPEILAARELRRGTMQLLEDIAPYRHLGIEPPPLHLLINRVHPVSANARLIQQALRDLFQDHTGIHVLDTDVPAIEAYPRAATRGLPVHRVEYRQPPGRVAPAALDSMRGLAGELFPQWQHRFATVSGRPPFPLDSGRPHGERA; encoded by the coding sequence ATGCAGGTTGTATCCATCATTTCAACGAAAGGTGGCGTCGGCAAGACCACCACGGCCGCGAACCTGGGCGGGCTCGTTGCCGACGCGGGACTGCGCGTGCTGCTGCTCGATCTTGACGTGCAACCTACCCTGTCGTCCTACTACGAACTGGGCCACCGCGCGCCTGGCGGCATCTATGAGCTGTTGGCCTTCAACGAGCGCGACCTCGGCCAGCTCGTGTCCCGCACAATCATCTCGGGCATGGATCTGGTGCTGTCCAACGACCACCGGGGCGAGTTGAACACCTTGCTGTTGCACGCACCCGATGGGCGCCTGCGACTGCGGCACCTGCTGCCGATCCTGGCTCCCCTCTACGACCTGATGCTGATCGACACCCAGGGGGCACGCTCGGTGACGCTGGAGATGGCGGTGCTCGCCTCCGATCTCGCGCTATCACCCGTAACCCCAGAAATCCTCGCCGCCCGAGAGCTGCGGCGCGGCACCATGCAGTTGCTGGAGGACATCGCCCCGTACCGGCACCTGGGCATCGAGCCGCCGCCGCTGCATCTGCTCATCAACCGGGTCCACCCGGTGTCGGCGAACGCCCGGCTGATCCAGCAGGCCCTGCGCGATCTGTTCCAGGACCACACTGGCATCCACGTGCTGGACACCGACGTGCCGGCCATCGAAGCCTATCCGCGCGCCGCGACGCGCGGCCTGCCGGTGCATCGGGTCGAGTACCGCCAGCCACCGGGCAGAGTCGCCCCCGCCGCGCTCGACAGCATGCGCGGCCTCGCTGGCGAACTATTCCCGCAATGGCAGCACCGATTTGCCACGGTGTCCGGCCGCCCGCCATTTCCTCTTGATAGCGGGAGGCCACATGGCGAACGCGCATGA
- a CDS encoding type II toxin-antitoxin system HicA family toxin yields MANAHELARGHKRLRSLIEFAVGEGWHVKRTPGGHLKFTKAGCAAIYTSSTASDHRAALNARAQIRRAEREVQASNARGGEPWLK; encoded by the coding sequence ATGGCGAACGCGCATGAACTGGCCCGAGGCCACAAGCGGCTGCGCTCCCTGATCGAGTTCGCTGTCGGCGAAGGCTGGCACGTCAAGCGCACGCCAGGCGGCCACCTCAAATTCACCAAGGCCGGCTGCGCCGCTATCTACACCAGTTCGACTGCCAGCGACCACCGGGCAGCCCTCAATGCCCGGGCGCAGATCCGCCGCGCCGAACGGGAGGTGCAGGCGTCCAATGCCCGCGGGGGGGAACCATGGCTGAAATGA
- a CDS encoding ParB family protein: MAEMTSQDMAGKLLAAGFERSGPSATALSDPIADTPMVVTLDQLRPYDHDPRKKRNPAYDEIKASIRERGLDAAPAITRRPGEDRYIIRNGGNTRLAILRELWSETKDEQYFRISCLFRPWPERGEIIALTGHLAENELRGGLTFIERALAIEKAREFYELESGATLSQSELARRLAADGYPVQQSYISRMADAVRYLLPSIPTILYGGLGRHQVERLSVMRKACMLAWERYAKGRTLVQDFDDFFQEVLSQFDTQADEFAPQRVQDELIGQMSELLGIAYDVLALDLTESESRHRALVSDPTPPTAPPTLPEAGTMARPPAAPAPSAPTPANTPGSREREGGSGTDGTPAGSPVSAPGDLLQGHIVSPAPTTERLQSIQRMVSEELGDALPDFSANVLQSIPVQAGGLYPISDVWHIDAGLDTPDRLRIHIAQFAREIAGEAGLDQCIEERADSVGFACHASAQTPSPQGRAVLALLASLAGQSFTDADLDGGQLAAELPALLHGQGDARRRLSDTALVKLFRLLRLARRLLDLESGVAGPGA, translated from the coding sequence ATGGCTGAAATGACCTCCCAGGACATGGCAGGCAAGCTGCTGGCCGCTGGATTCGAGCGCAGCGGCCCGTCAGCGACAGCCCTGAGTGACCCGATCGCTGACACACCCATGGTCGTGACGCTGGACCAATTGCGCCCCTACGATCACGACCCGCGCAAGAAGCGCAATCCGGCCTACGATGAAATCAAGGCATCGATCCGTGAGCGTGGCCTGGACGCGGCTCCAGCCATCACCCGGCGCCCAGGCGAGGACCGCTACATCATTCGCAACGGTGGCAACACGAGGCTTGCGATCCTGCGTGAACTGTGGTCGGAGACCAAGGATGAGCAGTACTTCCGCATATCGTGTCTTTTCCGCCCGTGGCCCGAACGTGGCGAGATCATCGCGCTTACTGGGCATCTTGCCGAAAACGAACTGCGTGGCGGCCTCACGTTCATCGAACGCGCATTGGCCATAGAGAAAGCACGCGAGTTCTACGAACTGGAAAGCGGTGCCACGCTGAGCCAGTCAGAACTGGCCCGCCGCCTCGCTGCCGACGGATACCCCGTGCAGCAATCGTACATCAGCCGCATGGCCGATGCAGTGCGCTACCTCTTGCCCTCGATTCCGACGATCCTCTATGGAGGCCTCGGCCGCCACCAGGTCGAACGCCTGTCGGTCATGCGCAAGGCCTGCATGCTCGCGTGGGAGCGGTACGCCAAAGGCCGCACCCTAGTACAGGACTTCGATGACTTCTTTCAGGAGGTGCTGTCGCAGTTCGACACGCAGGCCGACGAGTTCGCCCCCCAGCGCGTGCAGGACGAGCTGATCGGCCAAATGTCCGAACTGCTCGGCATCGCCTACGACGTACTGGCGCTCGACCTCACCGAATCCGAAAGCCGCCATCGCGCCCTGGTCAGCGATCCGACCCCACCAACGGCACCGCCCACGCTGCCTGAGGCTGGCACCATGGCACGCCCGCCCGCGGCACCAGCCCCATCGGCCCCGACGCCGGCGAACACGCCTGGGTCGCGCGAGCGCGAGGGCGGCTCTGGGACGGACGGCACACCAGCAGGAAGCCCAGTCTCTGCTCCTGGTGATCTGCTGCAGGGGCACATCGTTTCGCCTGCACCGACGACGGAGCGGCTGCAATCCATTCAGCGGATGGTCTCCGAGGAGCTGGGGGATGCGCTGCCCGATTTCTCTGCCAACGTCTTGCAGTCCATTCCCGTCCAGGCAGGCGGTCTCTACCCGATTTCCGACGTCTGGCACATCGACGCGGGCCTGGACACGCCTGATCGCCTGCGCATCCACATCGCGCAGTTCGCACGCGAGATCGCGGGCGAGGCAGGCCTCGATCAGTGCATCGAGGAACGCGCGGACAGTGTGGGCTTCGCATGCCATGCCAGCGCGCAGACCCCATCACCGCAGGGCCGCGCCGTGCTGGCATTGCTGGCGAGCCTGGCAGGCCAGAGCTTCACCGATGCTGATCTGGACGGCGGGCAGCTTGCCGCCGAGCTGCCGGCGCTGCTGCACGGCCAAGGCGATGCGAGACGCCGCTTGAGCGACACCGCGCTGGTCAAGCTGTTCCGATTGCTGCGCCTGGCCCGGCGCCTGCTGGACCTGGAATCCGGTGTCGCAGGCCCTGGGGCATGA
- a CDS encoding DUF2857 domain-containing protein: MSTPHPLNQAVIAQALYDLRNGQLRRCKAMGFSEAELDALKHPAMVSVLANAGVSWCSVSVNREVLRRLLAQAQDVEKEIATVDRMLRLGASTEMVSRFYGLTHQEVALRREILGMPKRKGRHPVLDEKQDTELWRKWKAVTGSRNVDLEDETSILDAAMDLAEVMSLPLSVVWASIKGWVDQGLG; this comes from the coding sequence ATGTCCACCCCGCACCCGCTCAATCAAGCCGTCATCGCCCAGGCGCTCTACGACCTGCGCAACGGCCAACTGCGCCGCTGCAAGGCGATGGGCTTCAGCGAGGCCGAGCTGGATGCACTCAAGCATCCAGCCATGGTGAGCGTGCTGGCCAACGCCGGTGTCTCGTGGTGTTCCGTATCTGTGAACCGTGAGGTGCTCCGGCGTCTGCTCGCGCAGGCGCAGGACGTGGAGAAGGAAATCGCGACCGTCGATCGCATGCTCAGGCTGGGCGCGAGCACCGAGATGGTTAGCCGCTTCTACGGCCTGACTCACCAGGAAGTGGCGCTTCGCCGCGAAATCCTGGGCATGCCCAAGCGCAAGGGCCGCCACCCCGTGCTGGATGAGAAACAAGACACGGAACTGTGGCGGAAGTGGAAGGCCGTGACCGGCAGCAGGAACGTCGATCTCGAAGACGAGACCTCCATCCTCGATGCCGCGATGGACTTGGCCGAAGTCATGTCGCTGCCTCTGTCGGTGGTCTGGGCCTCGATCAAGGGCTGGGTCGATCAGGGACTGGGTTGA
- a CDS encoding STY4528 family pathogenicity island replication protein, which translates to MAVDDSAPRRGPIPIADLFDAALQDLAPKPQSEPGPSAPAAAPTPMPTSTPSTSGDAFLFSGNRHETVPRRLFLDRRLTPLERNAWQVFRLMLNDDGVTAFPTYEQLRPWLASMPCAGQASHETVARALTLLRLTRWLSLVRRRRDAKTGRILGNLYVLHDEPLTPFEAMQLDADYLALVSQSLGHSAKAVQIVGLNTLKEIADDPLLSGRTLPSRLQVLAERLASQGITTTESYPQQEDIHDSEEGVASLLRNHDDPTSESEAGPKPAPDASLRNPKQARTVRSSCINEVRTTAHAQAQARALGDLQWPKRFAELKAEQQTGARVALKQVDTSLRQAVLDEWATRCSSPGIRNPAGYLFGIIQRAIHGEFNAWTRKDAPSAPISPNEQPPPAPPPQPQGKPVSPEVARQHIERLRNLLANQ; encoded by the coding sequence ATGGCCGTGGACGATAGCGCACCACGTCGTGGCCCCATCCCGATCGCAGATCTGTTCGACGCTGCGCTGCAAGACCTTGCGCCCAAGCCCCAGTCCGAACCCGGCCCCAGCGCGCCTGCGGCGGCACCGACGCCCATGCCCACGTCCACGCCCAGCACGTCCGGCGATGCCTTCCTGTTCAGCGGCAACCGTCATGAAACCGTGCCGCGCCGGCTGTTTCTTGACCGTCGCCTGACGCCGCTGGAGCGAAACGCCTGGCAGGTGTTCCGGTTGATGCTCAATGACGATGGCGTGACCGCGTTCCCCACCTATGAGCAACTTCGACCGTGGCTGGCCTCAATGCCCTGCGCTGGACAGGCTTCGCATGAAACCGTGGCACGGGCGCTCACGCTGCTGCGCCTGACCCGATGGTTGAGCCTGGTGCGGCGACGGCGCGATGCCAAGACCGGCCGCATCCTCGGCAATCTCTATGTCCTCCACGATGAACCGCTGACGCCGTTCGAGGCCATGCAGCTCGACGCCGACTACCTGGCGCTGGTCAGCCAGTCCCTGGGCCACTCGGCCAAGGCCGTGCAGATCGTCGGCCTGAATACGCTCAAGGAGATAGCGGACGACCCGCTGCTCTCCGGCCGCACGCTGCCGTCACGGTTGCAGGTCCTGGCCGAGCGCCTCGCCAGCCAGGGCATCACGACCACCGAGAGTTATCCACAGCAGGAAGACATCCACGATTCCGAAGAAGGGGTCGCGAGCCTTCTTCGGAATCACGATGACCCCACTTCGGAATCCGAAGCAGGGCCGAAACCCGCACCAGACGCCTCTCTTCGGAATCCGAAGCAGGCCCGTACAGTACGTAGTAGTTGTATTAATGAAGTACGTACTACCGCGCACGCACAAGCGCAGGCGCGCGCGTTGGGCGATCTGCAATGGCCCAAGCGCTTCGCGGAACTGAAGGCAGAGCAGCAGACAGGTGCCAGGGTGGCATTGAAGCAGGTCGATACCTCACTGAGACAGGCCGTGCTGGACGAATGGGCTACGCGATGCAGCAGCCCTGGCATCCGCAATCCTGCGGGTTATCTGTTCGGCATTATCCAGCGGGCCATCCATGGCGAGTTCAATGCCTGGACCAGGAAGGATGCGCCATCGGCACCCATCTCGCCGAATGAGCAGCCACCCCCAGCGCCACCACCTCAGCCGCAGGGCAAGCCGGTGTCGCCAGAGGTCGCCAGGCAGCACATCGAACGGCTGCGCAATCTGCTCGCCAACCAGTGA
- a CDS encoding ArsR/SmtB family transcription factor, with protein sequence MKEKIALAGFSALSHEDRLRIIRMLVVAGAEGMAAGAIASSLDDAQPSRVSFHLKELEHAGLVQGRREGKSVIYSANFPALSDLVAFLMHDCCQGHCAYCDKAIALFAKCTGRPTERDA encoded by the coding sequence ATGAAAGAGAAAATTGCACTTGCAGGCTTTTCTGCACTCTCCCACGAGGATCGTCTGCGAATCATCCGCATGCTGGTCGTCGCTGGCGCCGAGGGCATGGCTGCTGGCGCAATTGCAAGTAGCCTTGATGATGCGCAACCTTCGCGCGTTTCTTTTCATCTGAAGGAACTGGAACACGCTGGACTCGTGCAGGGGCGCCGGGAGGGCAAGTCAGTCATCTACAGCGCCAACTTCCCCGCGCTCTCAGACCTTGTTGCATTCCTGATGCACGACTGCTGCCAGGGACATTGCGCCTACTGCGACAAGGCCATCGCACTGTTTGCGAAATGCACAGGCCGCCCGACCGAGAGGGACGCATGA
- the fdxA gene encoding ferredoxin FdxA translates to MTHVVTENCIRCKYMDCVEVCPVDCFYEGENMLAIDPDECIDCAVCVPECSANAIFPDTVSGLEPWLELNATYAAQWPNITRKGAVPTDADAFNGMPDKYHLYFSPRPGRAKQ, encoded by the coding sequence ATGACGCATGTAGTGACGGAGAACTGCATTCGGTGCAAGTACATGGACTGCGTGGAGGTGTGTCCTGTGGACTGCTTCTACGAAGGGGAGAACATGCTCGCCATTGACCCAGACGAGTGCATCGACTGCGCCGTCTGTGTGCCGGAGTGCTCTGCCAACGCGATCTTTCCCGATACCGTCTCAGGTCTTGAGCCCTGGCTGGAGTTGAATGCAACGTATGCCGCCCAGTGGCCGAACATCACCAGGAAAGGTGCCGTACCCACTGATGCGGATGCGTTCAACGGCATGCCGGACAAATACCACCTCTACTTCTCGCCCCGGCCAGGCCGGGCGAAGCAATGA
- a CDS encoding arsenic resistance protein, protein MENIRATLEARQVWIYFLAIACGALLGLTVPGMGTLEAAINPALAVMLFATFLQVPLAEIGAALRNVRFLGALAVTNFVIIPIVAAALVQFLPAEPMLRLAVLFVLLAPCIDYVITFTHLGGGNARLLLAMTPVLLVLQMLLLPVYLTLVLGSEVSNLVEVGPFLHAFIWLIAVPLLLAASFQALGRKTSAGERLVDVLNLLPVPATAIVLFIVLASVMPQIGLAQEAALRAAPIYVAFALIAPLAGRLVTRSLGLDAASARAVSFSASYRNSLVILPLAFVVPGGVPLLPAVILTQTIVELCFMPIYVRWIPLLAKAETGASAA, encoded by the coding sequence ATGGAGAACATCAGGGCAACACTCGAAGCACGCCAAGTCTGGATTTATTTTCTTGCGATTGCGTGTGGCGCACTTCTGGGACTGACCGTGCCCGGCATGGGGACGCTGGAGGCAGCGATCAACCCTGCGCTCGCCGTCATGCTTTTTGCGACGTTTCTGCAGGTACCGCTGGCGGAGATCGGCGCGGCCCTGCGCAATGTGCGCTTCCTGGGTGCATTAGCGGTGACGAACTTTGTCATCATTCCCATCGTGGCCGCCGCGCTGGTCCAGTTCTTGCCCGCCGAGCCCATGCTCCGCCTGGCGGTGTTGTTCGTGCTGTTGGCCCCCTGCATCGACTATGTCATCACCTTCACCCACTTGGGCGGCGGTAACGCTCGTCTGCTACTGGCGATGACGCCAGTCCTGCTCGTTCTCCAAATGCTGCTGCTGCCGGTTTACTTGACCTTGGTATTGGGCAGCGAGGTCTCGAATCTCGTTGAGGTTGGTCCGTTCCTGCACGCCTTTATCTGGCTGATCGCTGTTCCACTACTGCTGGCCGCCAGTTTTCAGGCGCTGGGGCGCAAGACGTCGGCTGGTGAGCGACTGGTTGACGTTTTGAATCTGTTGCCCGTACCGGCGACCGCGATCGTACTGTTCATCGTACTGGCCTCGGTGATGCCGCAAATTGGGTTGGCGCAAGAGGCGGCATTGCGTGCCGCACCGATCTACGTGGCCTTTGCCCTGATCGCACCACTCGCAGGGCGACTCGTCACACGTAGCTTGGGTCTCGACGCTGCCTCAGCGCGGGCCGTGTCGTTTTCCGCGTCGTACCGAAATTCGTTGGTCATCCTGCCATTGGCCTTTGTCGTGCCCGGCGGGGTGCCACTGCTACCGGCCGTGATTCTGACGCAGACCATTGTCGAACTGTGCTTCATGCCGATTTACGTGCGTTGGATACCTCTCCTTGCCAAGGCCGAGACCGGAGCATCGGCAGCGTAA
- a CDS encoding PFL_4669 family integrating conjugative element protein — protein sequence MATEPLQLNLGALRSAMSLTLHTHHASRIWHGRAAAEGRPGIVGLNGYIAQMNKMRRGSEQDDPYSDWWMLRIEDKLDQTKTTLQSLREQVDQALAGVPAALSLGENLNVQPVKLPLFVNAQLGFAAVYLLADYDDIARKLILAHHTALIDRSTLERWLNEGAHALRSLFSLAQQYRFSGCTRDDFASKNAAARAALEKFGELPQDVLVGTRRSKFAPPIVRRGLQQHGDGTAAAPSADEETPTAEPIEGNTGEDESA from the coding sequence ATGGCAACTGAACCTCTACAACTGAATCTCGGGGCCTTGCGCAGCGCAATGTCGCTGACGCTGCACACGCACCACGCTTCCCGCATCTGGCACGGCCGCGCCGCTGCCGAAGGGCGACCCGGCATCGTCGGCCTGAACGGCTACATCGCCCAGATGAACAAGATGCGGCGCGGCTCGGAACAGGACGACCCGTATTCGGACTGGTGGATGCTGCGCATCGAGGACAAGCTCGACCAGACCAAGACCACGCTGCAATCGCTGCGCGAACAGGTGGATCAGGCGCTGGCCGGTGTCCCCGCCGCATTGAGCCTGGGCGAAAACCTCAACGTCCAGCCCGTCAAGCTGCCGCTGTTCGTCAATGCGCAGTTGGGCTTTGCCGCCGTCTATCTGCTGGCCGACTACGACGACATCGCACGCAAGCTCATCCTCGCGCATCACACTGCACTGATTGATCGGTCGACGCTCGAACGCTGGCTCAACGAAGGGGCGCACGCGCTGCGTAGTCTTTTCAGCCTGGCCCAGCAGTACCGCTTTTCGGGCTGCACCCGCGATGACTTCGCTTCGAAGAACGCTGCAGCGCGAGCGGCGCTGGAGAAGTTCGGCGAGCTGCCGCAGGACGTGCTGGTAGGCACGCGCCGCTCGAAGTTTGCGCCACCCATCGTGCGCCGTGGCCTGCAGCAACACGGTGATGGAACTGCCGCAGCACCTTCGGCCGACGAAGAAACACCTACCGCCGAGCCGATCGAGGGCAACACCGGCGAGGACGAGTCGGCATGA
- a CDS encoding DUF3158 family protein, producing MSDPNRETLYFRDLQQTAFMRLEHAASLKGLLKPFKGKGDLEDWASQCFAMRDELIGLAQRQVLQQTGGHPFHLLRVELAQQTTGAGTTFLRWRRHDRSAMGVSLWQELMASTTTPVNLLADLHAIELQRITLNMQISLLHTLGRQAQDCASKAAEAENAYLRRLKATPPAMRDR from the coding sequence ATGAGCGACCCGAACCGCGAAACCCTCTACTTCCGGGATCTGCAACAGACTGCCTTCATGCGGCTGGAACACGCAGCCTCTCTAAAAGGCCTTTTAAAGCCTTTTAAAGGTAAAGGGGACTTGGAGGACTGGGCCAGCCAGTGCTTCGCCATGCGCGACGAGTTGATTGGCCTGGCGCAGCGACAGGTACTGCAACAGACTGGCGGACATCCCTTCCATCTGTTGCGCGTGGAACTGGCCCAGCAAACCACTGGCGCAGGTACGACGTTTTTGCGCTGGCGCAGGCACGACAGGTCAGCCATGGGCGTGTCCCTGTGGCAGGAACTGATGGCGAGCACCACCACGCCGGTCAACCTGCTGGCCGATCTGCACGCCATCGAGCTTCAGCGCATCACGCTCAACATGCAGATCAGCCTGTTGCACACCTTGGGCAGGCAAGCGCAGGACTGCGCCAGCAAGGCCGCCGAGGCGGAAAACGCATACCTACGCCGGCTCAAGGCAACCCCACCCGCTATGCGCGATCGCTGA
- a CDS encoding single-stranded DNA-binding protein, with protein sequence MSTHFSGEGNIGSAPEYREFPSGNDEPRRLLRLNVYFDNPVPTKGGDFEDRGGFWAPVEIWHRDAAHWKDLYQKGMRVLVVGRMEREPWTDNDEQPRETWQINARSVAILPYRIESVTLSPKPQQEAEPKPQANDEPTAPKETRQRKK encoded by the coding sequence ATGAGCACGCATTTTTCGGGCGAAGGCAACATCGGCTCTGCGCCGGAGTACCGCGAATTCCCCAGCGGCAACGACGAACCGCGGCGCTTGCTGCGGCTGAACGTCTATTTCGACAACCCCGTCCCCACCAAGGGCGGTGACTTCGAGGACCGCGGCGGCTTCTGGGCTCCCGTCGAAATCTGGCACCGCGACGCCGCGCACTGGAAGGACCTCTACCAGAAGGGCATGCGTGTGCTGGTGGTCGGCCGCATGGAGCGCGAACCCTGGACGGACAACGACGAGCAGCCACGGGAGACCTGGCAGATCAACGCGCGCAGCGTGGCCATCCTTCCGTACCGCATCGAGTCTGTGACCCTCAGCCCGAAGCCGCAGCAGGAGGCAGAACCGAAGCCCCAGGCCAACGACGAACCGACTGCGCCGAAAGAGACCAGGCAGCGCAAGAAGTGA